The proteins below come from a single Triticum aestivum cultivar Chinese Spring chromosome 5D, IWGSC CS RefSeq v2.1, whole genome shotgun sequence genomic window:
- the LOC123124853 gene encoding phospholipase D alpha 1, which produces MGSKDGHPATAAAAADDAVYLHGVLEVTVFEADHLHNAIRGQIIKATEKLEQSLGVHCLQRSSLYVDIDVGAARVARTCEVEPHANGPVWNQSFRLHCAYPAAAITFTVKSQHLIGAGVLGHGSVPTASVAAGEPLELWVGLRGGERAHGTHTPRLRVRLQFLDVERDPCWDAGIWLPGFAGVTPAFFPERTNCSVTLYQNSHLSNGFDPSVRLDGGRPYRPARLWEDLYVAIRDARHFVYVAGWSVNTATTLVRDASRMIPGAEGVTLGELLKRKADEGVAVLVMPWQDKTSVPFLGNTGVMKTHDEQTRAFFHGTNVRCFLCPRDAEAALTLVQSIEISTEFTHHQKTVTLDAATPGTADARHVVSFIGGIDLCDGRYDDENHTLFRDLDTTYSSDFMQNNFRHASLRHGGPREPWHDVHCRLEGPAAWDVLANFEHRWNKQAPRRIRGCLLDLSPETFPDPCTFDTDDGTGSWNVQVLRSVDDASVVGFPTDPAGAAAMGLTSGKDLTIDQSIQTGYVEAIRRARRFIYIENQYFLGGCASWAEDRDSGCLNLVPVEIALKVAAKIRRGERFAVYVVTPMWPEGEPASDSIQAIVRWNRLTVEMMYGIVMQAIDDAGLRGQAHPCDYLNFFCLGNREAPRPGGEYVPPAKPEKGTDYWRAQASRRAPIYVHAKLMIVDDEYVIVGSANLNERSLAGNRDSEIAQGSYQPAHLNGPGGGRARGLVHGFRMSLWHEHLMSHMCAGAGEDVFLEPESAECVGAVRRAAEALWDAYTRDRVEDLRGHLLPFPISVSEFGEVADRTADGCFPDTRAPVKGRKSATLPAILTT; this is translated from the exons ATGGGCTCTAAGGACGGacaccccgccaccgccgccgccgccgccgacgacgccgTGTACCTCCACGGCGTCCTGGAGGTGACGGTGTTCGAGGCGGACCACCTCCACAACGCCATCCGTGGCCAGATCATCAAG GCGACGGAGAAGCTGGAGCAGTCGCTGGGCGTGCACTGCCTCCAGCGGAGCAGCCTGTACGTGGACATCGACGTCGGCGCGGCGCGGGTGGCGCGCACCTGCGAGGTGGAGCCCCACGCCAACGGCCCGGTCTGGAACCAGTCCTTCCGCCTGCACTGCGCCTACCCTGCCGCCGCCATCACCTTCACCGTCAAGAGCCAGCACCTCATCGGCGCCGGCGTCCTCGGCCACGGCTCCGTGCCCACGGCCAGCGTCGCCGCGGGGGAGCCCCTCGAGCTCTGGGTCGGCCTCCGGGGCGGCGAGCGCGCGCACGGGACGCACACCCCGAGGCTCCGCGTCCGGCTGCAGTTCCTGGACGTCGAGCGCGACCCGTGCTGGGATGCCGGCATTTGGCTGCCCGGATTCGCTGGGGTCACGCCGGCCTTCTTCCCGGAGCGGACCAACTGCAGCGTCACGCTGTACCAGAACTCGCACCTGTCCAACGGGTTCGACCCGTCGGTCCGCCTCGACGGCGGTCGGCCGTACCGTCCGGCGCGCCTGTGGGAGGACCTCTACGTGGCCATCCGCGACGCGCGCCACTTCGTGTACGTCGCCGGGTGGTCGGTGAACACGGCGACCACGCTCGTGCGCGACGCGAGCCGGATGATCCCCGGCGCGGAGGGCGTCACGCTGGGCGAGCTCCTCAAGCGGAAGGCCGACGAGGGGGTCGCGGTGCTGGTGATGCCGTGGCAGGACAAGACGTCCGTCCCGTTCCTCGGCAACACCGGCGTGATGAAGACGCACGACGAGCAGACCCGGGCCTTCTTCCATGGCACCAACGTGCGGTGCTTCCTCTGCCCGCGCGACGCCGAAGCCGCGCTCACCCTGGTGCAGAGCATCGAGATCAGCACCGAGTTCACGCACCACCAGAAGACGGTCACCCTCGACGCCGCCACGCCGGGCACCGCCGACGCCCGCCACGTCGTCAGCTTCATCGGCGGCATCGACCTCTGCGACGGCAG GTACGACGACGAGAACCACACGCTGTTCCGGGATCTCGACACGACCTACTCCAGCGACTTCATGCAGAACAACTTCAGGCACGCCTCCCTGCGGCACGGCGGGCCGAGGGAGCCGTGGCACGACGTGCACTGCAGGCTCGAGGGACCCGCGGCGTGGGACGTGCTCGCCAACTTCGAGCACCGGTGGAATAAGCAGGCGCCGCGGAGGATACGGGGCTGCCTGCTCGACCTGAGCCCGGAGACGTTCCCCGATCCCTGCACCTTCGACACCGACGACGGCACCGGCTCGTGGAACGTGCAGGTGCTCCGGTCCGTCGACGACGCGTCGGTGGTCGGATTCCCCACCGACCCGGCCGGGGCGGCCGCGATGGGGCTGACGAGTGGCAAGGACCTCACGATCGACCAGAGCATACAGACCGGCTACGTCGAGGCCATCCGCCGCGCGCGGCGGTTCATCTACATCGAGAACCAGTACTTCCTCGGCGGGTGCGCGTCGTGGGCGGAGGACCGGGACTCCGGCTGCCTGAACCTGGTGCCCGTGGAGATCGCGCTCAAGGTCGCCGCCAAGATCCGGCGCGGCGAGCGGTTCGCCGTGTACGTGGTGACCCCGATGTGGCCCGAGGGGGAGCCGGCGAGCGACTCCATCCAGGCCATCGTGCGGTGGAACCGGCTGACCGTGGAAATGATGTACGGCATCGTGATGCAGGCGATCGACGACGCCGGGCTGCGCGGCCAGGCGCACCCCTGCGACTACCTCAACTTCTTCTGCCTCGGGAACCGGGAGGCGCCGCGCCCCGGCGGGGAGTACGTGCCGCCGGCGAAGCCAGAGAAAGGCACGGACTACTGGCGCGCGCAGGCGAGCCGCCGGGCCCCCATCTACGTCCACGCCAAGCTCATGATCG TGGACGACGAGTACGTCATCGTGGGGTCGGCGAACCTGAACGAGCGATCGCTGGCGGGCAACCGGGACAGCGAGATCGCTCAGGGGAGCTACCAGCCGGCGCACCTGAACGGCCCGGGCGGCGGGCGCGCCCGGGGGCTCGTGCACGGGTTCCGGATGTCGCTGTGGCACGAGCACTTGATGAGCCACAtgtgcgccggcgccggcgaggacgTGTTCTTGGAGCCCGAGAGCGCGGAGTGCGTGGGCGCGGTGCGGCGCGCGGCGGAGGCGCTGTGGGACGCGTACACGCGGGACAGGGTGGAGGACCTGCGAGGGCACCTGCTGCCGTTCCCGATCAGCGTGTCGGAGTTCGGGGAGGTGGCCGACCGGACGGCCGACGGCTGCTTCCCGGACACCAGGGCGCCGGTCAAGGGGAGGAAGTCGGCCACACTTCCGGCCATCCTGACCACTTGA